Below is a window of Pochonia chlamydosporia 170 chromosome 7, whole genome shotgun sequence DNA.
GAATAATAACCGTATCTCTTACGAGCATCAAGTCATCCACTCCAACCCGTGCCCAAGCTCGGCGTGCATTACTTTGATCGCCGACGCCCAGCTCGGCACCAACTTTGCGGCTCTTGTCCAAAAACACCCAGACAAAGTCTCCCTTCTTCATTCGTACGCTTCCACCCGGCGTGTGCGCTCCATCGTAGAATACAAAAGGAATCGCAAATTCGGTAGCCTTGACAGCTTCCTGAACTGCCACAAACTCGCGTCGCAGGGCTTCTCGCTCGGCAGCTTCTTTTCGCAATGCGGATTTCGTCACGGATTTTGGAACGATTCCAATACTCGCATTTGCTTTGATTTTGCTCTTGCTCGTCTCTCTATCGTGGTCTGTATCCGTATCCTTCGCTTTGGTCTTCGGGCCAGTGTTGGCGCTAGCTTCGCTgtcggcatcttcctcgtcgtcaaagGACAGTAGTTTCTTtccctgcttcttctttttcttcagCGGCCGCAAACCAATGCCGCTGTTGGAGTCACTGCCGGCGTTGTCAGGAGTGCCTGTCAAAGAACGGTCCGGTGTGGACGTGCCTGAGATTGCTGCCTCGCGAGCTTCTCGCTCCTGCTGCTCGAGCACCTCTGCTCTTCGTTTGCGAAAGTCGGATAGCgcgacaagaccaacagTGTTTGTCGATAGGCGCTCGTGCGTCGACTTGTTTTGCGGAGTGAAACGCGAGGCGCCTTGGTCGGACatgttggcggcgtggcCGTGGACTTGATTGCGAagaggttcaatgttgcgcGAGGTTGCCTCATTTGACAGATAAATACCAACATACAGTTTGCGCAACGGCCCGCTGTAATTGACACTGTACTTAGCTGGACATTTGCACTTACAATACAGTGCGTGTGCCTACCCTACACATTGGGCGTGTTCCGGATGTCCATGATAAAGGCGTGCCAGAGATTGAGAACGTAAAAGACGACTCAATGGTGATAAATAAAAAGTAAGaatgtttttgttttcttaAGCGCCTCTTCGAGATAGGGCCCGGCAGAAATCACAACATAATTCGGAAGGATTTATCATGCTTCGTCGTAAACAGACACTCCTAATGTTGGACGCCAGAAGCTTGACC
It encodes the following:
- a CDS encoding XAP5 domain-containing protein (similar to Metarhizium acridum CQMa 102 XP_007810613.1); the protein is MSDQGASRFTPQNKSTHERLSTNTVGLVALSDFRKRRAEVLEQQEREAREAAISGTSTPDRSLTGTPDNAGSDSNSGIGLRPLKKKKKQGKKLLSFDDEEDADSEASANTGPKTKAKDTDTDHDRETSKSKIKANASIGIVPKSVTKSALRKEAAEREALRREFVAVQEAVKATEFAIPFVFYDGAHTPGGSVRMKKGDFVWVFLDKSRKVGAELGVGDQSNARRAWARVGVDDLMLVRDTVIIPHHYDFYFFVMNKSTGPGGRRLFDYSSEAPKGREPVKDELDPSAVDHLSTAASRAAAAKSLMDISTLEGASEDPTLTKVVDRRWYERNKHIYPASTWQEFDPEKDYTSEVRKDTGGNTYFFSK